In Polaromonas sp. JS666, one genomic interval encodes:
- a CDS encoding DMT family transporter — translation MPSDILALTWPVLGAVLFGALLHAGWNALVKSSADKALDMAVIHLIGSVLAVPLVALAGWPRPEAWPFIAASVVIHIGYYIATTQAYHHGDLGLTYPLMRGVAPLLVALSATFTLGETLSPLAWAGILGICCGVLVLGLSRHALHARKAVGFALANAVIIAIYTVVDALGVRASGNALQYVATLFLLDGWPFGLLMLARRGRAMGHYALQRWPLATVGALASLGSYGIALWAMTRAPVATVAALRETSVLFAVLLGTWLLKEAFTLRRLLGTCVIVGGVMAIRLA, via the coding sequence TTGCCCTCTGACATCCTGGCGCTGACCTGGCCAGTGCTGGGCGCCGTGTTGTTCGGCGCCCTGCTACACGCCGGATGGAACGCCCTGGTCAAATCCAGCGCAGACAAGGCGCTGGACATGGCGGTGATCCACCTGATCGGCTCCGTGCTGGCCGTGCCGCTGGTCGCGCTGGCGGGATGGCCGCGCCCGGAAGCCTGGCCGTTCATCGCCGCCTCGGTGGTGATTCATATCGGCTACTACATCGCCACCACGCAGGCCTACCACCATGGCGACCTGGGCCTGACCTACCCGCTGATGCGCGGCGTGGCCCCCTTGCTGGTGGCCCTGTCGGCCACCTTCACGCTGGGCGAGACCCTGTCACCGCTGGCCTGGGCCGGCATCCTCGGCATCTGCTGCGGCGTGCTGGTGCTGGGCCTGAGCCGGCACGCGCTGCATGCGCGCAAGGCGGTCGGGTTTGCGCTCGCCAACGCGGTCATCATTGCCATTTACACGGTGGTCGATGCACTGGGCGTGCGCGCTTCGGGCAATGCCCTGCAGTATGTGGCGACGCTGTTCCTGCTGGACGGCTGGCCGTTTGGCCTCCTGATGCTGGCGCGGCGCGGCCGGGCCATGGGGCACTATGCGCTGCAGCGCTGGCCGCTGGCCACAGTCGGCGCCCTGGCCTCGCTGGGCTCGTACGGCATTGCGCTGTGGGCCATGACGCGGGCGCCGGTGGCCACCGTTGCGGCCTTGCGCGAAACCTCGGTGCTGTTCGCCGTGCTGCTGGGCACCTGGCTGCTGAAGGAGGCGTTCACGCTGCGCCGGCTGCTCGGCACCTGCGTCATTGTGGGTGGCGTGATGGCGATACGGCTGGCCTGA
- a CDS encoding phosphonate degradation HD-domain oxygenase has product MLSFDDIEHLFAERGGEQYSGEPVTQLQHALQTAALGEAEGASDALVTAALLHDLGHLLHDLGETPSLRGVDDVHQYRALPFLRGLFPDEVLDAIKLHVDAKRYLCATRPGYHASLSADSKRSLLLQGGIFSAEEAARFIEQPGAVDAAKLRLWDDLAKDASRITPPLTHFLARAQRCALSPSRPAVAL; this is encoded by the coding sequence GTGCTGAGCTTTGACGACATTGAACACCTCTTCGCCGAGCGCGGCGGCGAGCAGTACAGCGGCGAGCCGGTCACGCAGCTGCAGCACGCGCTGCAGACCGCTGCACTCGGCGAGGCCGAAGGCGCCAGCGACGCGCTGGTGACCGCCGCCCTGCTGCACGACCTGGGGCATTTGCTGCACGACCTCGGCGAGACGCCTTCGCTGCGCGGCGTGGACGACGTGCACCAGTACCGCGCCCTTCCCTTCCTGCGCGGCCTGTTCCCCGACGAGGTGCTGGACGCCATCAAGCTGCATGTGGACGCCAAGCGCTACCTGTGCGCCACCCGCCCCGGCTACCATGCCAGCCTCTCGGCGGACTCCAAGCGCAGCCTGCTGCTGCAAGGGGGGATTTTCTCGGCCGAAGAAGCCGCGCGCTTCATTGAGCAGCCCGGCGCTGTGGATGCGGCGAAGCTGCGCCTCTGGGACGACCTGGCGAAGGACGCCAGCAGAATTACCCCGCCGTTGACGCATTTCCTCGCGCGCGCGCAGCGCTGTGCCCTTTCCCCATCAAGGCCCGCTGTTGCCCTCTGA
- the phnY gene encoding phosphonoacetaldehyde dehydrogenase — protein MRLAGRKLGAERSGERAIQVFNPYTEALIGTVPKATLEEVRETFARAHAYKPQLTRYERAAILNRAAAIIQSRLDEVANLITAESGLCLKDSMHEAGRVSDVLLFGASEALRDDGQIFSCDLTPHGRKRRVYTQRSPLLGVITAITPFNHPMNQVAHKVVPSIASNNRMVLKPSEKVPFSAILFADILYEAGLPPEMLSVVTGDPREIADELITNPLVDLVTFTGGVAIGKYIASKAGYRRVVLELGGNDPIIVMEDADIDEASTLAVQGSYKNSGQRCTAIKRLLVHEAVAGQFVEQVLAKTLAWKYGDPTDRANDMGTVIDEAAAMLFESRVNEAVAQGAKLLAGNQRRGALYSPTLLDHVLPQMTVAREETFGPVSPVIRFKNIDEAIQISNGTAYGLSSAVCTNRMDYITRFVSELQVGTVNVREVPGYRLELTPFGGIKDSGLGYKEGVQEAIKSFTNLKTYSLPWSG, from the coding sequence ATGCGCCTGGCCGGCCGCAAGCTCGGCGCCGAGCGGAGCGGCGAGCGCGCGATCCAGGTCTTCAACCCCTACACCGAAGCGCTGATCGGTACGGTACCCAAGGCCACGCTCGAAGAGGTGCGGGAGACCTTCGCCAGGGCGCATGCCTACAAGCCCCAACTCACCCGCTACGAACGCGCTGCGATTCTCAACCGTGCAGCAGCCATCATCCAGTCGCGGCTGGATGAGGTCGCGAATCTCATCACCGCCGAGTCCGGGCTGTGCCTGAAGGACTCGATGCACGAAGCCGGGCGCGTGAGCGACGTGCTGCTGTTCGGCGCCAGCGAAGCGCTCCGGGACGACGGGCAGATTTTCAGCTGCGACCTGACGCCGCACGGCAGGAAGCGCCGCGTGTACACGCAGCGTTCGCCGCTGCTGGGCGTCATCACCGCCATCACGCCCTTCAACCACCCGATGAACCAGGTGGCGCACAAGGTGGTGCCCAGCATCGCGAGCAACAACCGCATGGTGCTGAAACCCTCCGAAAAAGTGCCCTTCTCGGCCATCCTGTTTGCCGACATCCTGTACGAGGCCGGCCTGCCGCCCGAGATGCTCAGCGTGGTCACCGGCGACCCGCGCGAAATCGCCGACGAGCTGATCACGAACCCGCTGGTCGACCTGGTGACCTTCACCGGCGGCGTGGCCATTGGCAAATACATAGCGTCCAAAGCCGGCTACCGCCGCGTGGTGCTGGAGCTGGGCGGCAACGACCCGATCATCGTGATGGAAGATGCCGACATCGACGAAGCGTCCACGCTGGCGGTGCAGGGCTCGTACAAGAACTCGGGCCAGCGCTGCACGGCCATCAAACGCCTGTTGGTGCACGAGGCCGTGGCCGGCCAGTTTGTGGAACAGGTGCTGGCCAAGACCCTGGCCTGGAAATACGGCGACCCCACCGACCGGGCCAACGACATGGGCACGGTGATTGATGAGGCCGCCGCCATGCTGTTCGAGTCGCGCGTCAACGAGGCGGTGGCGCAGGGCGCCAAGCTGCTGGCCGGCAACCAGCGCCGCGGCGCGCTGTATTCGCCCACGCTGCTGGACCATGTCCTGCCGCAGATGACGGTGGCCCGGGAAGAAACCTTTGGCCCGGTGTCGCCGGTGATCCGCTTCAAAAACATCGATGAAGCGATACAGATCTCCAACGGCACCGCCTACGGCCTGTCGAGCGCGGTCTGCACCAACCGCATGGACTACATCACGCGCTTTGTGAGTGAACTGCAGGTGGGCACGGTCAATGTCCGCGAAGTGCCGGGCTACCGGCTCGAACTCACCCCTTTCGGCGGCATCAAGGACTCGGGGCTGGGCTACAAGGAAGGCGTGCAGGAAGCGATCAAGAGTTTTACCAACCTGAAAACTTATTCGCTCCCATGGAGTGGGTAA
- the phnA gene encoding phosphonoacetate hydrolase: MVTDKVRAELHVNGRSYALPTQPTVVVCVDGCEPDYLAQAVATGHMPWLQRTLALGSGLMADCVVPSFTNPNNLSIVTGAPPSVHGICGNYLFDTATGTEVMMNDPKWLRAPTLLAALADAGQSLVVVTAKDKLRKLLGHQMKGICFSSEKADQVTLAENGIEDVLGLVGRPLPDVYSADLSEFVFAAGVKIMQKYHPDVMYLSTTDYVQHKHAPGTDGANAFYRMMDGYLAQLDALGCVIVLTADHGMNAKVALDGTPDVIYLQDWFDAWLGTAKARVILPITDPYVMHHGALGSFATVYLPDGVDVAAACERLAQLKGMEVVLTREQAARRFELPADRIGDLVAVSERFTVIGTSASRHDLSALEVPLRSHGGLSEQRVPLIVNRKLPGLDRARRFRNFDAFELALNYAQG; encoded by the coding sequence GTGGTAACCGATAAGGTTCGTGCTGAACTGCATGTGAACGGCCGGTCGTACGCGCTGCCGACGCAGCCCACGGTGGTGGTGTGCGTCGACGGCTGCGAGCCCGATTACCTGGCCCAGGCCGTCGCCACGGGCCACATGCCCTGGTTGCAGCGCACGCTCGCGCTGGGTTCGGGCCTGATGGCCGACTGCGTGGTGCCCAGCTTCACCAATCCCAACAACCTGTCCATCGTCACCGGCGCGCCGCCCAGCGTGCACGGCATTTGCGGCAACTACCTGTTCGACACCGCAACCGGCACGGAGGTCATGATGAACGACCCCAAGTGGCTGCGCGCGCCCACGCTGCTCGCCGCGCTGGCCGATGCGGGCCAGTCGCTGGTGGTGGTGACGGCCAAGGACAAGCTGCGCAAGCTGCTCGGCCACCAGATGAAGGGCATCTGCTTTTCGTCCGAGAAGGCCGACCAGGTGACGCTGGCGGAAAACGGGATTGAGGACGTGCTGGGGCTGGTGGGGCGGCCGCTGCCGGACGTCTACAGCGCAGACCTGTCCGAGTTTGTATTTGCCGCCGGCGTGAAGATCATGCAGAAATACCACCCCGACGTGATGTACCTGTCGACCACCGACTATGTGCAGCACAAGCATGCGCCGGGTACCGACGGCGCCAACGCGTTTTACCGCATGATGGACGGCTACCTGGCCCAGCTGGATGCGCTGGGCTGCGTGATCGTGCTGACCGCCGACCACGGCATGAATGCCAAGGTCGCCCTGGACGGCACACCCGACGTGATCTATCTGCAGGACTGGTTTGACGCCTGGCTGGGCACGGCGAAAGCGCGCGTGATCCTGCCCATCACCGACCCGTATGTCATGCACCATGGCGCGCTCGGCTCGTTTGCCACGGTCTACCTGCCGGATGGTGTGGACGTGGCCGCAGCCTGCGAACGCCTGGCGCAGCTCAAGGGCATGGAAGTCGTGCTGACCCGCGAACAGGCCGCCCGGCGCTTTGAGTTGCCGGCTGACCGCATTGGCGACCTCGTGGCCGTCTCGGAGCGCTTCACCGTGATCGGCACGTCGGCGTCGCGCCACGACCTCTCCGCACTGGAGGTGCCGCTGCGCTCGCACGGTGGCCTCAGCGAGCAGCGCGTGCCGCTGATCGTGAACCGCAAGCTGCCGGGGCTGGATCGTGCCCGGCGGTTCCGCAACTTCGATGCCTTTGAACTGGCCCTGAACTATGCGCAAGGCTGA
- a CDS encoding phosphonate utilization associated transcriptional regulator, with protein sequence MNAVFHPTIALLQNSSLTTVVQQEIERAILVGEYEPGSKLIEAALAEKMGVSRGPVREAFRMLEEAGLVRNEKNRGVFVRDIPIDEAVEIFDLRAAMDELVGRQLARNITPAQLKEIKGLVDEMEKAVKAEDAYNYHLLNLKFHDRLVEMAGNRKLTAIYRKLIKELSLFRRLNLADGWLMPISASEHRQIVKAIASGDADIAGRAMFDHVIESKERTIENDLRRQARLQGGGAGTGAGQGAARAIHLPDAPGTEKERPKRGNR encoded by the coding sequence ATGAATGCAGTCTTTCACCCCACCATCGCGCTCCTCCAAAACAGTTCCCTCACCACGGTAGTGCAGCAGGAAATCGAGCGGGCCATTCTTGTCGGCGAGTACGAACCCGGTAGCAAGCTGATTGAAGCGGCGTTGGCCGAGAAGATGGGTGTCTCTCGCGGGCCGGTGCGTGAAGCCTTTCGCATGCTGGAGGAAGCGGGGCTGGTGCGCAACGAAAAAAACCGCGGCGTCTTTGTGCGCGACATACCGATCGACGAGGCGGTAGAGATTTTTGACCTGCGCGCGGCGATGGACGAGTTGGTGGGCCGCCAGCTCGCCAGGAACATCACGCCGGCGCAGCTCAAGGAAATCAAGGGCCTGGTCGACGAGATGGAAAAGGCGGTGAAGGCCGAAGACGCCTACAACTACCACCTGCTGAACCTCAAGTTCCACGACCGGCTGGTCGAGATGGCCGGCAACCGCAAGCTCACGGCGATTTACCGCAAGCTGATCAAGGAGTTGTCGCTGTTTCGCCGTCTCAACCTGGCCGACGGCTGGCTCATGCCCATTTCGGCCAGTGAGCACCGGCAGATCGTCAAGGCCATCGCCTCGGGCGACGCGGATATTGCCGGTCGTGCCATGTTCGACCATGTGATCGAAAGCAAGGAACGCACGATCGAAAACGATTTGCGGCGTCAGGCACGGCTGCAGGGTGGCGGCGCGGGTACGGGCGCGGGGCAGGGCGCGGCCAGGGCCATCCATCTGCCCGACGCGCCGGGCACCGAAAAAGAAAGGCCCAAACGTGGTAACCGATAA